A stretch of Tenrec ecaudatus isolate mTenEca1 chromosome 2, mTenEca1.hap1, whole genome shotgun sequence DNA encodes these proteins:
- the C2H5orf24 gene encoding UPF0461 protein C5orf24 homolog isoform X2: MMHPVASSNPAFCGPGKPSCLNEDAMRAAADQFDLYASQQSKYSHTVSHKPMACQRQDPLNETHLQTTSGRSIEIKDELKKKKNLNRSGKRGRPSGTTKSAGYRTSTGRPLGTTKAAGFKTSPGRPLGTTKAAGYKVSPGRPPGKKQQAFRCSSDA, from the exons ATGATGCATCCTGTTGCCAGCAGTAACCCAGCTTTCTGTGGGCCCGGCAAGCCTTCCTGCCTCAATGAAGACGCCATGAGAGCTGCTGCTGATCAGTTTGACTTATATGCCTCCCAGCAAAGCAAATACAGCCACACAGTCAGCCACAAACCCATGGCTTGTCAGAGGCAAGACCCACTAAATGAAACACACTTGCAGACTACAAGTGGCAGGAGCATAGAAATAAAAGATgaactaaagaaaaagaaaaatctcaaCCGATCTGGTAAGCGTGGCCGGCCGTCGGGAACCACCAAATCAGCAGGATACCGGACCAGCACAGGCAGACCCCTGGGAACCACCAAAGCAGCTGGATTTAAGACAAGTCCAGGCAGACCTTTGGGTACAACTAAAGCTGCAGGATACAAAGTCAGCCCAGGGAGACCTCCAG GAAAAAAGCAGCAAGCCTTCAGGTGTTCCAGTGATGCCTGA
- the C2H5orf24 gene encoding UPF0461 protein C5orf24 homolog isoform X1 — protein sequence MMHPVASSNPAFCGPGKPSCLNEDAMRAAADQFDLYASQQSKYSHTVSHKPMACQRQDPLNETHLQTTSGRSIEIKDELKKKKNLNRSGKRGRPSGTTKSAGYRTSTGRPLGTTKAAGFKTSPGRPLGTTKAAGYKVSPGRPPGSIKALSRLADLGYGCGSAAFPYPMMHGRVVHGLGETSSEVKPPSE from the coding sequence ATGATGCATCCTGTTGCCAGCAGTAACCCAGCTTTCTGTGGGCCCGGCAAGCCTTCCTGCCTCAATGAAGACGCCATGAGAGCTGCTGCTGATCAGTTTGACTTATATGCCTCCCAGCAAAGCAAATACAGCCACACAGTCAGCCACAAACCCATGGCTTGTCAGAGGCAAGACCCACTAAATGAAACACACTTGCAGACTACAAGTGGCAGGAGCATAGAAATAAAAGATgaactaaagaaaaagaaaaatctcaaCCGATCTGGTAAGCGTGGCCGGCCGTCGGGAACCACCAAATCAGCAGGATACCGGACCAGCACAGGCAGACCCCTGGGAACCACCAAAGCAGCTGGATTTAAGACAAGTCCAGGCAGACCTTTGGGTACAACTAAAGCTGCAGGATACAAAGTCAGCCCAGGGAGACCTCCAGGTAGCATTAAAGCTCTGTCGCGTCTTGCCGATCTCGGTTATGGCTGTGGCTCTGCTGCTTTCCCTTACCCGATGATGCACGGCAGAGTGGTTCACGGGCTAGGGGAGACCAGCAGTGAAGTGAAGCCgcctagtgagtga